A single genomic interval of Arachis duranensis cultivar V14167 chromosome 7, aradu.V14167.gnm2.J7QH, whole genome shotgun sequence harbors:
- the LOC107458653 gene encoding uncharacterized protein LOC107458653, giving the protein MRSRKLHQRNEVLGGFPEFGAIFMSNRSTLQECFEKRLFGLPVGYSDFVRNIKEGMTLFLFEFEERKLYGIFEATSDGGLNIVPQAYVSTGRSFPAQVKFKIIWHCDPLSEDEFYGAIRDNYFGSYKFNFGLTKEQIESLLQLFSSRKIEVPRTPCHRKRKNKKQGYKSIKDVGKKGRFAEVEIFRRKPDKIHGSSDISELDVETFLASIACGKSEVTHSDDAYDPENPGFHHSVVPKDLNAAFGESHELVALQSKKENFNFSAEDTLEYIPLCLPDSADEEGFDVGECTGEELGKFVDNKLSIIPVPQLPLVSNLSDEGCNQKKMEDSVTSSNGSPCSGLDNSSLAAISFSDAIGFQSKPGSNCCELQPAKCLYSDNLKKRASVFSRLTFPSKDSISKNQNDLRMKLVDHKLRVKQHS; this is encoded by the exons ATGAGGTCGAGGAAATTGCACCAAAGAAACGAGGTGCTTGGAGGTTTTCCTGAGTTTGGTGCAATATTCATGTCTAATAGAAGTACTTTGCAAGAATGTTTTGAGAAGAGATTGTTTGGGCTACCTGTTGGTTACTCTGATTTTGTTCGAAACATAAAGGAAGGAATGACGCTGTtcctttttgaatttgaagaaagaAAGCTTTATGGGATTTTTGAAGCAACATCAGATGGTGGCCTGAACATTGTTCCCCAGGCATATGTTTCAACAGGAAGGTCATTTCCTGCGCAG gtcaaattcaaaataatatggCACTGTGATCCTTTATCTGAAGATGAGTTTTATGGTGCCATTCGAGATAACTACTTTGGTTCCTACAAATTCAACTTTGGTCTCACTAAGGAGCAG ATTGAGAGCCTTCTGCAGTTGTTCAGTTCAAGAAAGATTGAAGTCCCAAGAACTCCATGTCACAGAAAAAGGAAGAATAAAAAACAGGGTTACAAGTCTATAAAAGATGTGGGGAAGAAAGGGAGGTTTGCGGAGGTTGAAATCTTCAGAAGGAAGCCTGACAAAATTCATGGCAGTTCAGATATTTCAGAGCTAGACGTGGAAACATTTTTGGCATCTATTGCTTGTGGAAAATCTGAAGTCACCCATTCTGATgatgcttatgatcctgaaaatcCTGGTTTCCATCATTCAGTTGTCCCTAAGGATCTCAATGCTGCTTTTGGAGAATCACATGAGCTGGTTGCCTTGcaatcaaagaaagaaaactTCAATTTTTCTGCAGAAGACACCTTGGAATATATACCCTTGTGTTTACCAGATTCTGCTGATGAAGAGGGTTTTGATGTTGGTGAATGTACAGGAGAAGAGCTAGGTAAATTTGTTGACAACAAATTGTCTATTATTCCTGTCCCTCAGTTACCACTTGTGTCTAATCTGAGTGATGAAGGATGTAAccaaaagaaaatggaggatTCAGTCACTTCTTCAAATGGAAGTCCATGCTCTGGATTAGATAACTCGTCCTTGGCTGCTATTTCCTTCTCAGATGCAATTGGCTTTCAGTCCAAACCTGGAAGTAATTGTTGTGAACTACAGCCAGCCAAGTGTTTGTATTCTGACAACCTGAAAAAGAGAGCCAGTGTGTTTTCCCGGTTAACTTTTCCTTCTAAGGACTCCATTTCAAAGAATCAAAACGATCTTAGAATGAAGTTAGTGGATCATAAGTTGAGAGTCAAGCAGCATAGTTGA
- the LOC107458641 gene encoding 60S ribosomal protein L7-1 isoform X1: MSSSENMAEEESKPLNFIPEVILKKRKSNEAWALRKKAQLERSNFQSNKNKDATIKKPEDFVIQYRNMELDLIRMKRRVKRKLPQLNSDSKPLIVIRIHGKNDMHPKTRKNLYSLGLRRVFNAVFLKPSDGVLAKLQRVEPFVTYGYPNLKSIKELIYKKGHMKIEKRKVPLTDNNIVEQELGKYGIVCIEDMVHQIYNVGPHFKEVIQLMWPFELNKPVGGLTGSKTLFKDGGDSGNREDVINELVSKMN; this comes from the exons ATGTCTTCTTCGGAG AATATGGCAGAAGAGGAATCAAAACCATTGAACTTCATACCAGAGGTTATACTCAAGAAGCGAAAAAGCAACGAAGCATGGGCTCTTAGGAAAAAGGCTCAATTAGAGCGCTCCAACTTCCAATCTAACAAGAACAAGGACGCTACCATTAAAAAGCCCGAGGATTTTGTTATTCAATATCGCAACATG GAGCTGGACCTTATTAGAATGAAGCGCAGAGTAAAGAGGAAACTTCCACAGCTGAACTCAGACTCCAAGCCCTTAATTGTCATTCGGATTCACGG gaAAAATGATATGCATccgaaaacaagaaaaaatttgTACAGCTTGGGGTTGAGAAGAGTATTCAATGCTGTCTTTTTGAAGCCATCAGATGGAGTGTTAGCCAAGTTGCAGAGGGTGGAACCATTTGTTACCTATGG ATACCCAAATCTTAAGAGCATAAAGGAGCTAATCTACAAGAAGGGGCACATGAAAATAGAGAAGCGGAAAGTTCCATTGACAGATAATAACATTGTTGAGCAG GAATTGGGGAAGTATGGTATTGTATGCATAGAAGACATGGTGCATCAGATATATAATGTTGGTCCACACTTTAAGGAAGTTATCCAACTTATGTGGCCCTTCGAACTCAACAAACCAGTCGGAGGATTGACAGGATCAAAAACCCTTTTCAAGGATGGTGGAGACTCTGGGAATCGGGAGGATGTCATCAACGAATTAGTCTCTAAAATGAATTAA
- the LOC107458641 gene encoding 60S ribosomal protein L7-1 isoform X2 yields MAEEESKPLNFIPEVILKKRKSNEAWALRKKAQLERSNFQSNKNKDATIKKPEDFVIQYRNMELDLIRMKRRVKRKLPQLNSDSKPLIVIRIHGKNDMHPKTRKNLYSLGLRRVFNAVFLKPSDGVLAKLQRVEPFVTYGYPNLKSIKELIYKKGHMKIEKRKVPLTDNNIVEQELGKYGIVCIEDMVHQIYNVGPHFKEVIQLMWPFELNKPVGGLTGSKTLFKDGGDSGNREDVINELVSKMN; encoded by the exons ATGGCAGAAGAGGAATCAAAACCATTGAACTTCATACCAGAGGTTATACTCAAGAAGCGAAAAAGCAACGAAGCATGGGCTCTTAGGAAAAAGGCTCAATTAGAGCGCTCCAACTTCCAATCTAACAAGAACAAGGACGCTACCATTAAAAAGCCCGAGGATTTTGTTATTCAATATCGCAACATG GAGCTGGACCTTATTAGAATGAAGCGCAGAGTAAAGAGGAAACTTCCACAGCTGAACTCAGACTCCAAGCCCTTAATTGTCATTCGGATTCACGG gaAAAATGATATGCATccgaaaacaagaaaaaatttgTACAGCTTGGGGTTGAGAAGAGTATTCAATGCTGTCTTTTTGAAGCCATCAGATGGAGTGTTAGCCAAGTTGCAGAGGGTGGAACCATTTGTTACCTATGG ATACCCAAATCTTAAGAGCATAAAGGAGCTAATCTACAAGAAGGGGCACATGAAAATAGAGAAGCGGAAAGTTCCATTGACAGATAATAACATTGTTGAGCAG GAATTGGGGAAGTATGGTATTGTATGCATAGAAGACATGGTGCATCAGATATATAATGTTGGTCCACACTTTAAGGAAGTTATCCAACTTATGTGGCCCTTCGAACTCAACAAACCAGTCGGAGGATTGACAGGATCAAAAACCCTTTTCAAGGATGGTGGAGACTCTGGGAATCGGGAGGATGTCATCAACGAATTAGTCTCTAAAATGAATTAA